One Thermoflexus sp. genomic window carries:
- a CDS encoding ABC transporter permease — translation MHGKATGWSARVRNTAWLPRAGAALLFVLMWSLVVRLGDYPPFILPGPEQVAARMWALAASGSLWRHWWATAVEVGLGLSLGVTVGLSLAYPLAHWRLFERMVAPYLVASQAVPIVAVAPLLIIWFGPGLLARVLVSALIAFFPVLIAAIAGFRQVPPEWRELFRSLRATRWQTFWKLEWPAALPVIFGGLKIGATLSVIGAFVGELISADRGIGFLIKQGQGLYDTPLVFGGILLLASQALLLYGMIAALEHRWAQRE, via the coding sequence ATGCATGGAAAAGCGACCGGATGGAGCGCCAGGGTTCGGAATACGGCCTGGCTCCCTCGAGCGGGGGCGGCATTGCTCTTCGTTCTGATGTGGAGCCTGGTGGTGCGCCTGGGAGATTACCCGCCCTTTATCCTGCCCGGGCCGGAGCAGGTGGCGGCCCGGATGTGGGCGCTGGCGGCCAGCGGATCCCTCTGGCGTCACTGGTGGGCGACGGCGGTCGAGGTCGGGCTGGGGCTGAGCCTGGGGGTAACGGTGGGCCTAAGCCTCGCCTATCCCCTCGCCCACTGGCGCCTGTTCGAGCGCATGGTGGCCCCCTATCTGGTGGCCTCCCAGGCGGTGCCCATCGTCGCGGTCGCCCCCCTCCTGATCATCTGGTTCGGTCCGGGGCTCTTGGCCCGGGTCCTGGTGAGCGCCCTCATCGCTTTCTTCCCGGTCCTGATCGCCGCCATCGCCGGTTTCCGCCAGGTGCCCCCGGAGTGGCGGGAGCTGTTCCGCAGCCTGCGGGCCACACGGTGGCAGACCTTCTGGAAGCTGGAATGGCCTGCGGCCCTTCCGGTGATCTTCGGGGGCCTGAAAATCGGTGCCACCCTCTCGGTGATCGGGGCGTTCGTGGGGGAGCTGATCAGCGCTGATCGGGGGATCGGTTTCCTGATTAAGCAGGGCCAGGGCCTCTATGACACCCCCCTGGTGTTCGGAGGGATCCTGCTCCTGGCCTCCCAGGCCCTGCTGCTTTACGGGATGATCGCCGCCCTGGAGCATCGATGGGCGCAGAGGGAATGA
- a CDS encoding ABC transporter substrate-binding protein, giving the protein MRHPWIPSGLLLIALTACQVLAGPPAPATPTPIRLPMGYIANVQFAPFYVAVEKGYFAQEGIELSFDYSFETNGVQLVGAGQLPFALVSGEQVPLARAQGLPIVMVAQWYQRYPIAVFAIAEKGIRTPSDLRGRKVGLPGFFGASYVGFKALLYAGGLRDEEVEAVDLGGFTQVAAVKEGRVDAAVGYINNEPLVLRRAGFTVNVIDVADYAALVGNGIITNERTIRDQPDLVRRFLRAFLRGLRDTLRNPREAFEISKKYVEGLSGENERAQWEVLQATLPLWQAEVPGRSDLRAWQQMTAVLVRMGQLKEPGDLQAAFTNAFVEELWPQVERGR; this is encoded by the coding sequence ATGCGTCATCCCTGGATACCTTCCGGCTTGCTCCTCATCGCCCTGACTGCCTGTCAGGTGCTCGCCGGCCCGCCCGCGCCGGCCACCCCCACCCCAATCCGTCTGCCCATGGGATACATCGCCAACGTGCAGTTCGCCCCCTTCTATGTAGCCGTCGAGAAGGGCTACTTCGCCCAGGAAGGGATCGAGCTCTCCTTTGATTACAGTTTCGAAACCAACGGTGTGCAGCTGGTGGGGGCCGGACAACTGCCCTTCGCCCTGGTAAGCGGCGAGCAGGTGCCGCTGGCCCGGGCCCAGGGGCTGCCCATCGTGATGGTCGCCCAGTGGTATCAACGCTATCCTATCGCGGTGTTCGCTATAGCGGAGAAAGGGATCCGGACCCCCTCGGATCTTCGGGGCCGCAAGGTGGGCCTCCCCGGTTTCTTCGGCGCTTCCTATGTGGGATTCAAGGCGCTGCTCTACGCTGGCGGGCTCCGGGATGAGGAAGTGGAAGCCGTGGATCTGGGGGGCTTCACCCAGGTGGCGGCTGTAAAGGAGGGGAGGGTCGATGCGGCAGTGGGATACATCAACAACGAGCCGCTGGTTCTGCGGCGAGCCGGCTTCACGGTGAACGTCATCGATGTGGCGGATTACGCGGCCCTGGTCGGCAACGGCATCATCACCAACGAGCGAACCATCCGGGATCAACCGGATCTGGTGCGGCGGTTCCTGCGGGCGTTCCTGCGAGGCCTGCGAGATACGCTGCGGAACCCCCGGGAGGCGTTCGAGATCAGCAAGAAGTATGTGGAAGGGTTGAGCGGCGAGAACGAGCGGGCCCAGTGGGAGGTGCTGCAGGCGACGCTGCCATTATGGCAAGCCGAGGTGCCGGGCCGCTCGGATCTCCGCGCCTGGCAGCAGATGACGGCTGTGCTGGTGCGGATGGGTCAGCTGAAGGAGCCCGGGGATCTGCAGGCAGCTTTCACCAACGCCTTCGTAGAGGAGCTCTGGCCCCAGGTGGAGCGCGGGCGATGA